Proteins encoded by one window of Zerene cesonia ecotype Mississippi chromosome 6, Zerene_cesonia_1.1, whole genome shotgun sequence:
- the LOC119840469 gene encoding short neuropeptide F, translating into MSGNLALIVALCGLAGLCSVPCSTAQALSQYDASSSLDSQSNWDALGGLYALLAQHDALGGHALARKSVRSPSRRLRFGRRSDPDMPPQAPLDEMDELLSLRDVRTPVRLRFGRRSDERAVPHIFPQEEQEPRAVRAPSMRLRFGRRSDNNMFLLPFESAIPKEVKASSSMEDDRQQN; encoded by the exons ATGTCCGGCAATTTAGCACTAATTGTAGCGCTGTGTGGGTTGGCGGGTCTCTGCTCAGTGCCCTGCTCCACTGCGCAAGCACTCTCACAGTATGACG CATCATCGTCTCTCGACAGCCAAAGCAACTGGGATGCATTAGGGGGTCTGTACGCGTTGCTGGCGCAACACGACGCGCTCGGCGGTCACGCGCTGGCCCGCAAGTCGGTTCGCTCGCCGTCCCGTCGCCTCCGATTTGGCCGCCGCTCTGACCCTGATATGCCCCCTCAAGCTCCC TTGGATGAAATGGACGAGCTTCTCTCTCTGCGTGACGTTCGCACCCCGGTCCGCTTGCGTTTCGGCCGTCGATCTGATGAACGAGCTGTACCCCACATCTTCCCTCAAGAG GAGCAAGAGCCGCGCGCCGTGCGAGCCCCGTCTATGCGCCTTCGTTTTGGCAGACGTTCAGACAACAACATGTTTTTGCTTCCATTCGAG TCCGCCATTCCCAAAGAGGTCAAAGCAAGTAGCTCAATGGAAGACGACAGACAGCAAAATTAA